TTTAGTTTCGATGCCCGTTCGTTGATACGAAGACCGACATCACGTGATCCCGTGAAGCTGATGAAACGTGTTTTCGGATGATCGACGAGGTAGTCACCGACTTCTGCTCCTGAACCGGGTACGAAGTTCAAGACGCCCGCAGGAAGACCTGCTTGCTCCATGACTTCGACGAATTTCGCCGCGACGACCGGTGTCGTTGATGCGGGTTTCAAGAGGATCGGGTTCCCTGCCACGATTGCTGCGACAGCTGTTCCAGCCATGATCGCGAGTGGGAAGTTCCATGGTGAGATGATGACACCAACACCGAGTGGAATGTAATCGTAACGGTTGTATTCGCCTGGACGACTCTCGACTTTTTTGCCGTCTTTTAAGACGAGCATCTGGCGTGCATAGTACTCGAGGAAGTCGATCGCTTCTGCTGTATCGGCATCGGCTTCGTTCCAAGGTTTCCCTGCTTCTTTGACGAGGTAGGCAGAGAACTCATGTTTCCGCTTACGGATGATGTTCGCTGCTTTGAATAGGACGTCCGCACGTACAGACGGATTGACGAATTTCCATGTTTCGAAAGCTGTGACTGCTGCTTGCATCGCTTCTTCTGCATGTTCCTGTGTCGCTTTCGAGACACGTCCGACGATCTCTTCTTTGTTAGCCGGATTGACGGAGACGATTTTATCTTCCGTCGTCACATGTTTTCCACCGATGACGAGCGGATAATCTTTGCCGAGTTCTTGCGTGACGAGTGCAAGTGCCTCTTCGAACGCTTTCTTGTTTGCTTCTTGTGAGAAGTCCGTGAATGGTTCGTGTTTGTACGGAATCATCTCTATTCCCCCTTTAATCTCTACTTTAAATCGCTTACATTCTCCATTGTACAGAAGCATGAGTCCGCTTACAATTATTCTAGTCAAAAAAATAGAGGAGAGACCGATTTGGTCTCTCCTCAGTTCTCGATTATTCCTTTGCTTGTGAAAAGACGATCTCTTCATGTTCAATTGAAACTTTGACGTCTTGTCCTTGGAATAACCAGTCATCTTGATCCGAGACGACGAAGTGGATGCCGTCGACAACTTCTTCGACCGCTGCCCGTTCGACTTCTTCCATATGAACACCAACCGAGAAACCTTGTGTTAAATCCGTTGAGCCACCATATTTTGCAAAGAAGCGAATCGTATCTCCTGATTTTGCTTCCATCTCATCTTTAAAGTATTGTAATGCCTCATCTGTAATATGAATTTTCATATCTATCACTCCCCTTTCGTTTAGTGTACCGATATCCTACTCAAAAAAGCGAATTTCCTGTATGGTAGAGACAAGATTAGCTAAGGAATCACCATGAAACATTCATCTTAGGAGGAATTCGAATGAAACGATCGCTCGTAGTGCTGCTTGCGACCAGTCTCGTACTCGTCGGTTGCGGAAACGACTCCTCGTCTTCTACAGATACCAAATCCCCGAAGACGACGGAAACGAAACAACAGAAGGCTGAACAAGCCGTTATTGACGTCTATCAAACATACGAAAAAACGCTCGGTCAATCAGGACGAGCAGATGCAAAAGACCTTGCATCGATTGAATATACGGGTGACGAAAAACAACTTGAGCCGCTCGCCGTCGGTGCGAAGAACTTGAATGTCGTTCCCGGTAAGGTCGTCAAGTCGTTCCAAAAAGGCGATGTCGCCTACATCATCCACGAATTCAAGGATGCGAAAGGATCGATTCTCCCGAACCGAGGATCGAAGCTGTTATTGAAGAAAGACGATGAATGGAAGATCGTCCTGACACCGACGACATTCGATCCGTCCGTCTTCTCGACGCTTGGCGACATGTTCACTGGATTTAACGCTGACGAGTATGGTGTCAATGCGAAGGCGGCCGACGAGATCGGAAAAACGGATGAAAAAGAGCAGGATGCTGTCTTCTCTCGCGTCAATGCCCAAACGGATTATATGGCACTCGAGATGAACAGTAATATCCTGATGATTTACGGTGAGGCATTGAAGAACGAAGGAAATCCTGAGACGCTCGTTGATTACTATCAAGACTATGCAGACTGGTATGAAGAAGAACAGCCACTCCTCATGAAGACGGCGAAAGCCGGAACGGATTATGAGAAGTACTTGATTGCCCTCGATTCCTTAAAAGAAAGTCTTCAAAAGAAGCTTGAGAAATATGCGGATCAATTAAACATGGAATTAGGATAAGGAGGAGTTTTTCATGCAAGCACCTACATTTACCCTTCCGAACGCACAAGGAGAAACGATTTCCCTCGAGGATTATCGTGGAAAAAAAGTCGTACTCTATTTCTATCCGAAGGATTCAACGCCTGGTTGTACGACCGAGGCATGTGATTTCCGTGATGCGACGCAAGCGTTCGAAGAAAATAACACGGTCATTCTCGGTGTTTCTGCTGATAGTCAGAAACGGCATCAAAACTTTATTGCAAAATACGAATTACCGTTCCAATTGTTATCAGATGTCGATCACGAAGTGTGTGAGCAATATGGCGTCTGGCAACTGAAAAAGAATTACGGTAAGGAATATTTTGGAATTGTTCGTTCGACTTTCCTGATTGATGAGTCCGGTGAAATCGTCAAGGAATGGCGCAGCGTAAAAGTAAAGGATCACGTCGCAGAAGCACTCCAGTACGTCCAAGAGCAGAAATGAGTTCAAGAACCAGTTGTTTTATACAACTGGTTCTTTTTGTATTCAATCCTTTTAAAAACTCCTAATTTTATCCTTACATAAAAATAATTTTTCGTGAAAAAACGTTGGTATCACACATAAATTTAATAATTTTGAAATAATCTGAAAATATTCTATTGATTTTTCTGAATATTGTATTTATTATTGATAACAAGTTGATCCGGTGCTTTCCTTAGCTTAAGAATAAAAGGCGATGACCCCTCTTATTTTTAGTCGGACACCGGATCGCTATCCTATCGGTTCTTATCGTTTCACCAGATATATCTATTTCTTTTGGGAGGGATTTACTTTATGGAAAAGAAAAAGGCACTTGCACTCGTCGGAGCACTGACAATCGCTGGATCAAGTCTTGCGGCATGTTCGACGACAGATGAAGGTAAAAAAGAAGGCGGTTCGACGTCAGGAGATAAATCTTCAGACAAACAAGTCTTGAATATCATCAGCGGTTCGGATATTCCAGCACTTAGCCCGACAGTCGCAACAGACTCTGTATCCTTCACAGTCTTGAACAACGTTCAAGAAGGTCTGTTCCGTCTAGACGAGAATCAAGAAGCAACACCAGGTGTTGCGGAGAGTGTTGATGTTTCTGAAGATGGACTTACATACACGTTCAAACTTCGTGATTCGAAATGGTCGGATGGCAGCGATGTCACAGCAAAAGACTTTGAATACGCATGGAAACGCGTCCTTGATCCGAAGAGTGGTTCGCAGTATGCATACATCATGTATATCATCGATGGTGCAGAAGCTTACAACACAAGTAAAGGAAAAGCAGACGATGTCGCGGTCAAAGCGGTTGATGACAAAACACTTGAAGTCAAGTTGACTCAACCAGCTGAAT
This region of Exiguobacterium acetylicum DSM 20416 genomic DNA includes:
- the bcp gene encoding thioredoxin-dependent thiol peroxidase translates to MQAPTFTLPNAQGETISLEDYRGKKVVLYFYPKDSTPGCTTEACDFRDATQAFEENNTVILGVSADSQKRHQNFIAKYELPFQLLSDVDHEVCEQYGVWQLKKNYGKEYFGIVRSTFLIDESGEIVKEWRSVKVKDHVAEALQYVQEQK
- a CDS encoding HesB/YadR/YfhF family protein, with amino-acid sequence MKIHITDEALQYFKDEMEAKSGDTIRFFAKYGGSTDLTQGFSVGVHMEEVERAAVEEVVDGIHFVVSDQDDWLFQGQDVKVSIEHEEIVFSQAKE
- the pruA gene encoding L-glutamate gamma-semialdehyde dehydrogenase; protein product: MIPYKHEPFTDFSQEANKKAFEEALALVTQELGKDYPLVIGGKHVTTEDKIVSVNPANKEEIVGRVSKATQEHAEEAMQAAVTAFETWKFVNPSVRADVLFKAANIIRKRKHEFSAYLVKEAGKPWNEADADTAEAIDFLEYYARQMLVLKDGKKVESRPGEYNRYDYIPLGVGVIISPWNFPLAIMAGTAVAAIVAGNPILLKPASTTPVVAAKFVEVMEQAGLPAGVLNFVPGSGAEVGDYLVDHPKTRFISFTGSRDVGLRINERASKLNEGQIWLKRVIAEMGGKDTMVIDESADLDYAADMITKAAFGFSGQKCSACSRVVALDSVYDELLEKVVANTNKLSIGNPTDVSNNVGPVIDAAAFKKITSYFDVAKEEGRIVAGGTADDSTGFFVSPTVVADVQPTDRLMQEEIFGPVVAFTKAKDFKEAIDIANNTEYGLTGAVITQDRTNQEYARANFHVGNLYFNRGCTGAIVGYQPFGGFNMSGTDSKAGGPDYLTLHLQAKTTSEMF